A stretch of the Actinomyces faecalis genome encodes the following:
- a CDS encoding Na+/H+ antiporter subunit D, protein MSNVLALPVLVPMLGAALALLAGRRPRLQRALSVAALGTVVVVAAFLVYLTETDGIQTLWVAAWPDSAGIVLVADRLSSLMLLVASIVTLAVLVFSTGQDQEEVRQETPVSIFHPTLLLLSAGVSDAFLAGDLFNLYVGFEILLFASYVLLTMGATRPRIRAGAIYVVVNLVSSALFLILLSVVYTATGTVNMAELAQRVPQLPDDMQLMIQALMLTVFGIKAAVFPLSAWLPDSYPTAPAPVTAVFAGLLTKVGVYSMLRVQTLIFTERPLTTILLIVGGASMMVGILGAVAQSELKRLLSFTLVSHVGYMIMGVALATTGSVAAAIYYTAHHITIQTALFLTAGLMARVGGSTELDKVSGLASLSPRLALLFGIPALNLAGIPPFSGFIGKIGLMRAGAQVGTPLAWLLVVTSVVASLLTLYVMAKVWNRAFWGEVRVVGARRTGTSRSSRLSASTVHPEETTAQQASAPVTTVTPAVREGGTPAAPAVASTYVAEPMPGVMVGASLGLIAVSLALTVAAGPLYEFCEHAATMLLSDGYVTTVLGGR, encoded by the coding sequence GTGAGCAACGTCCTGGCCCTTCCTGTCCTGGTGCCCATGCTGGGCGCCGCGCTGGCGCTGCTCGCCGGCCGCCGACCCCGGCTCCAGCGAGCGCTGTCCGTGGCGGCGCTGGGCACCGTCGTCGTCGTGGCGGCCTTCCTTGTCTACCTCACCGAGACTGACGGCATCCAGACCCTGTGGGTCGCGGCGTGGCCGGACTCGGCCGGCATCGTGCTGGTCGCAGACCGGCTGTCCTCCCTCATGCTGCTGGTCGCCTCGATCGTCACCCTGGCCGTGCTGGTCTTCTCCACCGGGCAGGACCAGGAGGAGGTGCGTCAGGAGACGCCGGTGTCGATCTTCCACCCGACCCTGCTCCTGCTCAGCGCCGGGGTCTCGGACGCCTTCCTTGCCGGGGACCTGTTCAACCTCTACGTCGGCTTCGAGATCCTTCTCTTCGCCTCCTACGTCCTGCTCACGATGGGGGCGACCCGGCCGCGTATCCGGGCCGGCGCGATCTACGTGGTGGTCAACCTCGTCTCCTCGGCGCTCTTCCTCATCCTGCTGTCTGTGGTCTACACGGCTACCGGTACGGTCAACATGGCCGAGCTGGCGCAGCGTGTGCCACAGCTGCCGGATGACATGCAGCTGATGATCCAGGCGCTCATGCTCACCGTCTTCGGGATCAAGGCCGCGGTCTTCCCCCTCTCCGCGTGGCTGCCTGACTCCTACCCGACGGCGCCTGCGCCGGTCACCGCCGTCTTCGCTGGGCTGCTGACCAAGGTCGGGGTCTACTCGATGCTGCGGGTGCAGACCCTGATCTTTACCGAGCGGCCGCTGACCACGATCCTGCTCATCGTGGGGGGCGCCTCGATGATGGTGGGCATCCTGGGGGCCGTGGCCCAGAGCGAGCTCAAGCGTCTGCTCTCCTTCACCCTGGTCAGCCACGTGGGCTACATGATCATGGGCGTCGCCCTGGCGACTACGGGCTCGGTGGCGGCCGCTATCTACTACACGGCCCACCACATCACCATCCAGACGGCTCTCTTCCTCACAGCGGGCCTCATGGCTCGTGTGGGAGGCTCGACCGAGCTGGACAAGGTCTCTGGCCTGGCCTCGCTGTCCCCGCGGCTGGCGCTGCTCTTCGGGATCCCGGCTCTCAACCTCGCTGGTATCCCACCCTTCAGCGGCTTCATCGGCAAGATCGGGCTCATGCGGGCCGGTGCCCAGGTGGGCACGCCCCTGGCCTGGTTGCTCGTGGTGACCTCGGTGGTCGCCAGCCTGCTCACGCTCTACGTCATGGCCAAGGTCTGGAACCGGGCCTTCTGGGGCGAGGTCCGTGTGGTCGGTGCCCGCAGGACCGGCACGTCCCGTTCGTCCAGGCTCTCCGCCTCAACCGTGCATCCGGAGGAGACGACGGCGCAGCAGGCATCCGCCCCGGTCACCACGGTGACGCCTGCCGTGCGCGAGGGCGGGACGCCGGCGGCACCGGCAGTCGCCTCCACGTACGTGGCCGAGCCCATGCCTGGTGTCATGGTCGGAGCGAGCCTGGGGCTGATCGCTGTCTCGCTGGCACTGACGGTGGCAGCAGGACCGTTGTACGAGTTCTGTGAGCACGCTGCCACGATGCTGCTCAGCGACGGCTACGTCACGACCGTGCTGGGAGGTCGCTGA
- a CDS encoding Na+/H+ antiporter subunit E, translated as MDNQLGTRAREGAERARRRLRRPRDLSGKGVNLVLLTVVWVLLAGRLSVFTLVSGALIAVAVTVLFPMPAIVWPGWIHPVGLLRLVAAVTWDLARASVELAWFALSWRRQPRSGVVAVPLSSDADLYQVATGTILSIVPGSVVVEARWRTRTLYMHIFDMRADDVAAEQEAALRAELRILRAFGTNEEIARAREVLKALGTGQRPEASQRDGLSDGAAVGSVDDAGAAVVTDGTGESAGKETV; from the coding sequence ATGGACAACCAGCTGGGCACGCGCGCGCGTGAGGGAGCCGAGCGGGCACGACGACGCCTCCGACGCCCACGCGACCTGAGCGGGAAGGGCGTCAACCTCGTCCTGCTCACGGTGGTGTGGGTGCTCCTGGCCGGCAGGCTCAGCGTCTTCACGCTCGTCAGCGGGGCGCTGATCGCCGTGGCGGTCACTGTCCTGTTCCCGATGCCGGCCATCGTGTGGCCCGGGTGGATCCATCCGGTCGGTCTTCTCCGGCTCGTGGCGGCGGTGACCTGGGACCTGGCCCGTGCCTCGGTGGAGCTGGCGTGGTTCGCGCTGTCATGGAGACGTCAGCCGCGCTCGGGCGTGGTCGCGGTTCCCTTGAGCTCGGACGCTGATCTCTACCAGGTCGCTACCGGCACGATCCTGTCCATCGTGCCGGGGTCTGTGGTGGTCGAGGCCCGCTGGCGCACACGCACGCTGTACATGCACATCTTCGACATGAGGGCCGACGACGTCGCTGCCGAGCAGGAGGCGGCGCTGAGGGCAGAGCTGCGTATCCTGCGTGCCTTCGGGACGAACGAGGAGATCGCTCGCGCACGGGAGGTCCTCAAGGCCCTCGGTACGGGCCAGCGTCCTGAGGCGAGCCAGCGGGACGGTCTGTCGGACGGTGCTGCGGTCGGTTCCGTGGACGACGCCGGTGCTGCCGTCGTGACTGACGGTACTGGTGAGTCGGCGGGGAAGGAGACGGTATGA
- a CDS encoding monovalent cation/H+ antiporter complex subunit F, translating into MSVLITVAHALTLVLLLAAAAMTLARMAMGPSSLDRSIATDLLTAVTVAATGLYVVVSGSVTALPVLVVLSLIGFTGPVAIARLISSRAAQVRDLRRSNRRGSAPAVSRGTSERALDVAQACSTAASEAAQSWDDAEDGEDSDADTEGRR; encoded by the coding sequence ATGAGCGTGCTCATCACGGTGGCTCACGCCCTGACACTGGTCCTGCTCCTTGCTGCCGCGGCCATGACGCTGGCTCGTATGGCGATGGGGCCTTCCAGCCTGGACCGCTCGATCGCGACCGACCTTCTGACAGCGGTGACGGTTGCGGCAACGGGCCTGTACGTCGTCGTCTCCGGCTCGGTCACCGCGCTGCCGGTGCTCGTGGTCCTCAGCCTCATCGGTTTTACCGGCCCCGTCGCTATCGCCCGCCTCATCTCCAGCCGGGCGGCACAGGTGCGCGACCTGCGCCGCTCCAACCGACGTGGTTCTGCACCCGCGGTGTCCCGGGGTACGAGCGAACGGGCGCTGGACGTGGCCCAGGCCTGCAGCACGGCTGCGTCTGAGGCTGCGCAGAGCTGGGACGATGCCGAGGACGGCGAGGACTCGGACGCTGATACGGAGGGACGCCGATGA
- the mnhG gene encoding monovalent cation/H(+) antiporter subunit G, whose amino-acid sequence MNGVADLVAALLLLAGAFFCFTAAVGVLRFPDVITRLHAATKPQVFGLLLILTGIVVSQRSWEVAGICVLVAAFQIATNPVSAHMVSRTAYRTGLWEAGDAVVDDLASDLEKAGYLHPEDRVDDDLSAPPAP is encoded by the coding sequence ATGAACGGGGTGGCAGATCTCGTGGCGGCCCTGCTGCTCCTGGCAGGGGCCTTCTTCTGCTTCACGGCCGCGGTGGGGGTCCTGCGCTTCCCTGACGTCATCACGCGCCTGCACGCGGCCACCAAGCCGCAGGTCTTCGGCCTGCTCCTCATCCTCACCGGTATCGTCGTCTCCCAGCGCAGCTGGGAGGTGGCTGGTATCTGCGTGCTGGTGGCCGCCTTCCAGATCGCCACCAACCCGGTCTCGGCCCACATGGTCTCTCGCACGGCCTATCGCACCGGGCTGTGGGAGGCCGGTGACGCTGTCGTCGACGACCTGGCCAGCGACCTGGAGAAGGCAGGGTACCTCCATCCGGAGGACCGGGTCGACGACGACCTGTCCGCGCCACCGGCGCCGTAG
- a CDS encoding CsbD family protein encodes MADSDATFDKLAGKAKETLGKVTGDKESETEGKLQNLEGKVAEKVDDVKDSVQGVVNRLKGEE; translated from the coding sequence ATGGCAGACAGCGACGCTACTTTTGACAAGCTCGCCGGCAAGGCCAAGGAGACCCTCGGCAAGGTCACCGGTGACAAGGAGTCTGAGACCGAGGGCAAGCTGCAGAACCTTGAGGGCAAGGTCGCTGAGAAGGTCGACGACGTCAAGGACTCCGTCCAGGGCGTGGTCAACCGTCTCAAGGGCGAGGAGTGA
- a CDS encoding purine-cytosine permease family protein, with amino-acid sequence MSSTSSPSAAPEAGSGLIENAGLDVIAESERKGRPSDLFMPWFAANISVLGLSWGSWVLGFGLSFWQAVVASVVGVVVSFGLCGVVAVLGKRGSAPTLALSRAAFGYNGNRLSAAISWMLTVGWETVLCVSATLASATVLQALGWHNQVGAQVVGFLITVGLAASAGILGFDTIMKVQTWITWATGALTVIYLVLVAPQISFSALSELPAGSAAAVIGALVMVVTGFGLGWVNAAADYSRYLPRKASTAGVVGWTTFGSSLPVVVLVIAGIMLVGSDPELGTAIDSDPIGALTTILPTWFLVPFAVVAILGLAGGIIMDLYSSGLSLLATGLPVRRHVATAIDATIMTVGTIAVIAGADDFLGPFQGFLTTLGVVIAAWAGVMIAEVLLRKRDYDEAALATPNGVYGSVNWEAVGLVLVGSLAGWGLVVNSAASWLSWQGYLLAPLGGREGAWAYANLGVLAALVIGLVGHLVLGASRVRRQEGR; translated from the coding sequence ATGTCCTCCACCTCCTCACCCTCCGCTGCGCCCGAGGCCGGATCCGGCCTCATCGAGAACGCCGGGCTCGACGTCATCGCCGAGTCCGAGCGCAAGGGGCGCCCCTCCGACCTCTTCATGCCCTGGTTCGCAGCCAACATCTCCGTCCTGGGCCTGTCCTGGGGGTCATGGGTCCTCGGTTTCGGGCTGTCCTTCTGGCAGGCCGTGGTCGCCAGCGTCGTCGGGGTCGTGGTCTCCTTCGGCCTGTGCGGCGTCGTCGCCGTCCTGGGCAAGCGAGGCTCGGCTCCTACGCTCGCCCTGTCTCGCGCGGCCTTCGGCTACAACGGCAACCGCCTCAGCGCCGCCATCTCCTGGATGCTCACCGTGGGCTGGGAGACCGTGCTGTGCGTCAGCGCCACGCTCGCCTCGGCCACAGTGCTGCAGGCGCTGGGCTGGCACAACCAGGTCGGTGCCCAGGTAGTCGGCTTCCTCATCACCGTGGGGCTGGCTGCCTCAGCCGGAATCCTCGGTTTCGACACCATCATGAAGGTCCAGACCTGGATCACCTGGGCCACGGGCGCGCTGACCGTCATCTACCTCGTGCTCGTCGCTCCGCAGATCAGCTTCTCCGCGCTGTCGGAGCTTCCTGCGGGCAGCGCCGCCGCTGTCATCGGCGCCCTGGTCATGGTCGTCACGGGCTTCGGGCTCGGTTGGGTCAACGCCGCTGCGGACTACTCGCGCTACCTGCCCCGCAAGGCCTCGACCGCCGGTGTCGTCGGCTGGACCACCTTCGGCTCCTCCCTGCCCGTGGTCGTCCTGGTCATCGCCGGCATCATGCTGGTAGGCAGCGACCCTGAGCTCGGCACCGCCATCGACTCTGACCCCATCGGCGCGCTGACCACCATCCTGCCCACCTGGTTCCTCGTGCCCTTCGCAGTCGTCGCGATCCTGGGACTGGCAGGCGGCATCATCATGGACCTGTACTCCTCGGGCCTGTCCCTGCTGGCTACGGGACTGCCCGTCAGGAGGCACGTGGCTACCGCGATCGACGCCACGATCATGACCGTGGGCACGATCGCCGTCATCGCGGGCGCGGACGACTTCCTTGGCCCCTTCCAGGGCTTCCTCACCACCCTGGGCGTGGTCATTGCTGCCTGGGCCGGTGTCATGATCGCCGAGGTCCTGCTGCGCAAGCGCGACTACGACGAGGCCGCGCTGGCCACGCCGAACGGTGTCTACGGCTCGGTCAACTGGGAGGCCGTGGGCCTGGTGCTCGTCGGCTCGCTCGCGGGCTGGGGCCTCGTGGTCAACTCCGCTGCCTCGTGGCTGTCCTGGCAGGGCTACCTGCTCGCGCCCCTGGGCGGTCGCGAGGGCGCGTGGGCCTACGCCAACCTCGGCGTGCTGGCTGCCCTGGTCATCGGCCTGGTCGGTCACCTGGTGCTCGGTGCCTCCCGGGTGCGTCGTCAGGAAGGACGCTGA
- a CDS encoding purine-nucleoside phosphorylase, with protein sequence MTTTDPVLLEALTLSGGVDGPGPALEAAHQIARRTGTDRHDLLVVLGSGADGALEGWGEPEATLPLSDLPGVLAPVAPGHRDLLASYRRALPGDDAASLRVLVAYGRTHLYEGHGPAPVVATARAAAAAGVRAAVLVNANGCLRDWHLGDVMAITDHLNLTGFSPFDGTVFADVREVWDRRLAQVLRERTEREGTYAALRGPEYQTMAETRLLAGGGADAVGMSTVLEAIALHQLGVRVAGMSVVSDLSFAADATDPQEVVRLVSGAHRTLADGVDAVVAELARA encoded by the coding sequence ATGACGACGACGGATCCTGTCCTGCTCGAGGCGCTCACCCTCTCAGGCGGCGTGGACGGGCCTGGACCGGCCCTGGAGGCCGCTCACCAGATCGCGCGGCGCACCGGCACTGACCGCCACGACCTGCTCGTCGTGCTCGGCTCAGGGGCTGACGGTGCGTTGGAGGGCTGGGGTGAACCTGAGGCGACGCTGCCGCTGTCTGACCTGCCTGGTGTCCTGGCGCCGGTCGCCCCCGGCCACCGGGACCTGCTGGCCTCCTACCGTCGAGCCCTGCCGGGAGACGACGCCGCCAGCCTGCGTGTGCTCGTCGCCTACGGCCGCACGCACCTGTACGAGGGACACGGTCCCGCACCGGTCGTGGCGACGGCTCGTGCCGCAGCGGCAGCGGGCGTACGCGCTGCGGTGCTCGTCAACGCCAACGGGTGCCTGCGCGACTGGCACCTCGGCGACGTCATGGCGATCACCGACCACCTCAACCTCACGGGCTTCTCGCCCTTTGACGGCACGGTCTTTGCGGACGTGCGTGAGGTCTGGGACCGGCGCCTGGCCCAGGTCCTGCGAGAGAGGACCGAGCGTGAGGGAACCTACGCGGCGCTGCGGGGCCCGGAGTACCAGACCATGGCGGAGACCCGGTTGCTGGCGGGAGGGGGAGCGGACGCCGTCGGCATGTCCACGGTCCTGGAGGCCATCGCCCTGCACCAGCTGGGCGTGCGCGTGGCTGGGATGAGCGTCGTCTCCGACCTGTCCTTCGCGGCCGACGCCACGGACCCTCAGGAGGTCGTCCGCCTGGTCTCTGGCGCGCACCGCACCCTGGCTGACGGCGTGGACGCAGTCGTGGCCGAGCTCGCGCGCGCCTGA
- the fumC gene encoding class II fumarate hydratase, whose protein sequence is MASETSAATRNETDSMGAVEVAADRYWGAQTQRSLTNFNIGRETFVLTRPLIKALGVLKKSAALANAELGELPRDIADLIAQAGDEVISGKLDDHFPLVVFQTGSGTQSNMNSNEVISNRAIELAGGVMGSKTPVHPNDHVNRGQSSNDTFPTAMHIAVVDELQRMYPRVEQLRNTLDAKAKEYDDVIMVGRTHLQDATPIRLGQVISGWVAQIDFALDGIRYADSRARELAIGGTAVGTGLNAHPRFGALAAKKISEETGIEFTQADNLFAALGAHDALVLVSGALRVLADALMKIANDVRWYASGPRNGIGELIIPENEPGSSIMPGKVNPTQCEAMTMVAVKVFGNDATVGFAGSQGNFQLNVFKPVMAWCVLESIQLLGDTCVSFDENCAYGIEPNQDKIQDNLDKNLMQVTALNRHIGYDKASKIAKNAHHKGLSLRESALELGFVTDEEFDAWVVPADMTHPSAADE, encoded by the coding sequence ATGGCATCTGAGACCAGCGCTGCAACGCGCAACGAGACCGACTCCATGGGCGCCGTCGAGGTCGCCGCCGACCGTTACTGGGGAGCGCAGACACAGCGTTCCCTGACCAACTTCAACATTGGACGCGAGACCTTCGTCCTCACCCGTCCTCTCATCAAGGCGCTCGGCGTGCTCAAGAAGTCCGCCGCCCTGGCCAACGCCGAGCTGGGCGAGCTGCCCCGCGACATCGCCGACCTCATCGCCCAGGCCGGTGACGAGGTCATCTCCGGCAAGCTGGACGACCACTTCCCGCTCGTGGTCTTCCAGACCGGCTCGGGCACGCAGTCCAACATGAACTCCAACGAGGTCATCTCCAACCGCGCTATCGAGCTGGCTGGCGGGGTCATGGGCTCCAAGACCCCGGTCCACCCAAACGACCACGTCAACCGCGGCCAGTCCTCCAACGACACCTTCCCCACGGCGATGCACATCGCCGTAGTCGACGAGCTCCAGCGGATGTACCCGCGCGTAGAGCAGCTGCGCAACACCCTGGACGCCAAGGCCAAGGAGTACGACGACGTCATCATGGTGGGCCGTACCCACCTGCAGGACGCCACCCCGATCCGGCTGGGCCAGGTCATCTCCGGCTGGGTCGCCCAGATCGACTTCGCCCTCGATGGCATCCGCTACGCCGACTCCCGCGCCCGCGAGCTGGCCATCGGTGGCACCGCGGTGGGTACAGGCCTCAACGCCCACCCCAGGTTCGGTGCGCTCGCCGCCAAGAAGATCTCCGAGGAGACCGGCATCGAGTTCACGCAGGCGGACAACCTCTTCGCAGCCCTGGGCGCCCACGACGCCCTCGTGCTCGTCTCCGGTGCGCTGCGCGTGCTGGCCGACGCCCTGATGAAGATCGCCAACGACGTGCGCTGGTACGCCTCCGGCCCGCGCAACGGCATCGGCGAGCTCATCATCCCCGAGAACGAGCCCGGCTCCTCGATCATGCCCGGCAAGGTCAACCCCACCCAGTGCGAGGCCATGACCATGGTCGCCGTCAAGGTCTTCGGTAACGACGCCACCGTTGGCTTCGCCGGCTCGCAGGGCAACTTCCAGCTCAACGTCTTCAAGCCCGTCATGGCCTGGTGCGTGCTGGAGTCCATCCAGCTGCTGGGTGACACCTGCGTGTCCTTCGACGAGAACTGCGCCTACGGCATCGAGCCCAACCAGGACAAGATCCAGGACAACCTGGACAAGAACCTCATGCAGGTCACGGCCCTCAACCGCCACATCGGCTACGACAAGGCCTCCAAGATCGCCAAGAACGCCCACCACAAGGGCCTGTCCCTGCGCGAGTCCGCCCTCGAGCTCGGCTTCGTCACCGACGAGGAGTTCGATGCCTGGGTGGTCCCGGCTGACATGACCCACCCCTCCGCCGCGGACGAGTGA
- a CDS encoding MFS transporter, with protein MKRIHYAWWVFVACCVLSVVGFGLTINTASLYWTAIAKDLGVTISQVSLMSTIGSLAGAAILAVTGQLFAKVDARILLTTSFALTAATYLLGATAHDMWVLYLVGLVQGVTKTVAVSMSIAILLANWFEKQLGLVMGITGALTAVGGSIFSPMVGSWIAQDGWRQAYVLTAIVMSVTILPFTIFITRLRRPGVDTPYGYDPTTGAEQSADSGVLARRAYRSAPFVGFVVIVLLLQGVASLVQHVPTYLNLGGLSEVATGAVFSALLLGAAAGKLVIGVLLDHVPAPVALAVFALIGGGGWAGLLLVSGQSPLSVASFAAGMGQGFALVGLPLLVRRVFGGLDYATIWSTVSLFGALGNAIMVYVHGLLHDSTGGYELSLTINVVSYAVAYALVLLVIVAGRRLVFDRAGSREDASKAAQVGDEAVA; from the coding sequence GTGAAGCGCATTCACTACGCCTGGTGGGTCTTCGTTGCCTGCTGCGTCCTGTCCGTTGTCGGCTTCGGACTGACCATCAACACCGCTAGCCTGTACTGGACGGCCATCGCCAAGGACCTGGGGGTGACGATCTCGCAGGTCTCCCTCATGTCCACCATCGGCTCCCTGGCCGGCGCCGCGATCCTGGCCGTCACCGGTCAGCTCTTCGCCAAGGTCGACGCCCGCATCCTGCTGACCACCTCCTTCGCCCTGACCGCGGCGACCTACCTGCTGGGCGCCACGGCCCACGACATGTGGGTCCTCTACCTCGTGGGCCTGGTCCAGGGCGTGACCAAGACGGTGGCGGTCTCCATGTCCATCGCCATCCTGCTGGCCAACTGGTTCGAGAAGCAGCTGGGTCTGGTCATGGGGATCACCGGGGCGCTCACCGCTGTGGGTGGCTCGATCTTCTCCCCGATGGTGGGATCGTGGATCGCTCAGGACGGTTGGCGCCAGGCCTACGTGCTGACCGCGATCGTCATGAGTGTGACGATCCTGCCGTTCACCATCTTCATCACGCGCCTGCGCCGGCCCGGTGTCGACACCCCCTACGGCTACGACCCGACCACGGGCGCGGAGCAGTCGGCCGACTCCGGCGTCCTGGCACGTCGCGCCTACCGCAGCGCTCCCTTCGTCGGCTTCGTCGTCATCGTGCTCCTGCTCCAGGGCGTGGCCTCCCTGGTCCAGCACGTACCGACCTACCTCAACCTCGGTGGCCTGTCCGAGGTGGCGACCGGCGCCGTCTTCTCCGCGCTCCTGCTGGGTGCGGCAGCGGGCAAGCTCGTTATCGGAGTGCTGCTGGACCACGTGCCGGCTCCTGTCGCCCTGGCTGTCTTCGCGCTGATCGGTGGCGGCGGCTGGGCGGGCCTCCTCCTGGTCTCCGGTCAGAGCCCACTGTCGGTGGCCTCCTTCGCCGCCGGTATGGGCCAGGGCTTCGCGCTGGTGGGCCTGCCGCTGCTGGTGCGGCGTGTCTTCGGCGGCCTGGACTACGCCACGATCTGGTCCACCGTCTCCCTGTTCGGGGCGCTGGGCAACGCCATCATGGTCTATGTCCACGGCCTGCTCCACGACTCCACCGGAGGCTACGAGCTGTCCCTGACCATCAACGTCGTCTCCTACGCGGTGGCCTACGCCCTGGTGCTGCTGGTCATCGTCGCCGGTCGCAGGCTCGTCTTCGACCGAGCCGGCTCGCGTGAGGACGCCAGCAAGGCCGCCCAGGTCGGCGACGAGGCGGTGGCCTGA
- a CDS encoding carboxylesterase family protein: MHEDASTQTRVPEGATIQASTGPVRRWAGIRYASAERFEPARAVDVLPKEALTPGPAPAQPLPYYEDPGAPVSEDCLNLTVWAPLETPEDPLPVVVWIYGGGFEHGANSSAFSDASALAGTGRVISVAPNYRTGVLGFLSLSHLGGYDGASNLGLRDAVLALRWIQRHIAAFGGDPSRVTVVGESAGAFIAGALPAVDEASGLYSGLVLASGGMSRVVPGWRAKEMTAAFLRELDVESDPQALRTATLDDLFSAQPTIAVSDIGQRNSTAPQALGIVNDSAEPTGVLTMHPMRALEAGRAASTPILVCSTRDEISAFRNPEVFDPADLETVRGEIEDLGVERTQAEALVTHYASLPETPTGEAGSTPGLVRQRMLTDWIYRLPAARAALAQAAAGGTAYLAMTGRADGAQAGHACDGPGLLGASWPQSTPAMRARDDQVRGWVLDMATSGDPGWPALPTGEALAARRAEELALGQGAAVAVAGEDFDAAGDYRTMTELWRGVDRP, encoded by the coding sequence GTGCACGAGGACGCGAGCACACAGACCCGCGTGCCTGAGGGCGCGACCATCCAGGCCTCCACCGGCCCGGTGCGTCGCTGGGCGGGGATCCGGTACGCCAGCGCTGAGCGCTTCGAGCCTGCGCGGGCAGTGGACGTCCTGCCGAAGGAGGCCCTGACCCCGGGGCCCGCCCCGGCGCAGCCCCTGCCCTACTACGAGGACCCGGGTGCGCCGGTGAGCGAGGACTGCCTCAACCTCACCGTCTGGGCGCCGCTGGAGACGCCCGAGGATCCTCTTCCGGTGGTCGTGTGGATCTACGGTGGCGGCTTCGAGCACGGCGCCAACTCCTCAGCCTTCTCCGACGCCTCAGCGCTGGCTGGCACCGGCAGGGTCATCTCGGTGGCTCCCAACTACCGTACCGGTGTCCTGGGCTTCCTCTCGCTGTCCCACCTGGGCGGTTACGACGGCGCCTCCAACCTCGGTCTTCGCGACGCCGTGCTTGCCCTGCGCTGGATCCAGCGCCACATCGCAGCCTTCGGTGGGGACCCGAGCCGAGTCACGGTCGTGGGGGAGAGCGCTGGAGCCTTCATTGCCGGTGCGCTTCCTGCTGTTGACGAGGCGTCAGGGCTCTACTCCGGGCTCGTCCTCGCCTCGGGCGGTATGAGCCGTGTCGTCCCCGGATGGCGTGCCAAGGAGATGACGGCGGCCTTCCTGCGTGAGCTTGACGTCGAGAGCGATCCCCAGGCCCTGCGTACCGCCACGCTGGACGACCTCTTCTCGGCCCAGCCGACAATCGCCGTCTCGGACATCGGTCAGCGCAACTCCACCGCGCCCCAGGCGCTGGGAATTGTGAACGACTCTGCCGAGCCCACCGGCGTGCTCACCATGCACCCCATGCGCGCGCTGGAAGCGGGCCGGGCGGCCTCGACGCCGATCCTCGTGTGCTCCACCCGGGACGAGATCTCGGCGTTCCGCAACCCCGAGGTCTTCGACCCGGCGGACCTGGAAACCGTGCGTGGCGAGATCGAGGACCTGGGGGTCGAACGGACACAGGCTGAGGCCCTGGTGACGCACTACGCGAGCCTTCCTGAGACTCCGACGGGGGAGGCGGGCAGCACGCCAGGGCTGGTACGTCAGCGTATGCTCACCGACTGGATCTACCGCCTCCCGGCTGCACGAGCCGCGCTGGCTCAGGCCGCGGCCGGCGGCACCGCCTACCTGGCGATGACCGGGCGGGCCGACGGCGCCCAGGCGGGTCACGCCTGCGACGGTCCAGGGCTGCTGGGGGCCAGCTGGCCGCAGTCCACCCCGGCGATGAGGGCCCGTGACGACCAGGTGCGCGGCTGGGTGCTGGACATGGCGACCAGTGGTGACCCTGGCTGGCCTGCGCTGCCCACCGGTGAGGCCTTGGCTGCCAGGCGCGCTGAAGAGCTTGCTCTGGGCCAGGGCGCCGCCGTCGCCGTGGCGGGCGAGGACTTCGACGCGGCCGGTGACTACCGGACGATGACCGAGCTGTGGCGCGGGGTCGACCGGCCCTGA
- a CDS encoding GntR family transcriptional regulator → MTAPERITSALRRAIRQGELAPGSLLPQDELARHFEVSRNPLREALAVLAGEGLVELRPGRRAVVRSLTPAEVAELYDLRIAVEPTLAAPVVDAASPRSLTSLRALAAATQTAKEHGDWLEANYEFHQALYTLAERPRTQALCVQLLGASQPYSALNIGTLGGRAKADDEHRQMIEAIDQRDPARLAGLFCQHLRDARDALLASMAD, encoded by the coding sequence GTGACCGCTCCTGAACGCATTACCTCGGCGCTGCGCCGAGCCATCCGCCAGGGTGAGCTCGCTCCAGGCAGCCTGCTGCCCCAGGACGAGCTCGCCCGACACTTCGAGGTGTCTCGTAACCCGTTGCGCGAGGCCTTGGCGGTCCTGGCCGGCGAGGGCCTGGTGGAACTGCGGCCCGGACGCCGTGCCGTGGTCCGGTCCCTGACGCCCGCTGAGGTGGCCGAGCTCTACGACCTCCGTATCGCCGTCGAGCCGACGCTGGCCGCTCCGGTGGTCGACGCCGCCTCTCCCCGCTCGCTGACCAGCCTGCGCGCGCTCGCCGCGGCCACGCAGACAGCCAAGGAGCACGGCGACTGGCTGGAGGCGAATTACGAGTTCCACCAGGCGCTGTACACCCTGGCCGAGCGCCCTCGCACGCAGGCGCTGTGCGTCCAGCTGCTAGGAGCCTCTCAGCCCTACTCGGCGCTCAACATCGGCACGCTCGGCGGGCGGGCCAAGGCTGACGACGAGCACCGCCAGATGATCGAGGCGATCGACCAGCGCGACCCCGCCAGGCTGGCCGGTCTCTTCTGCCAGCACCTGCGCGACGCTCGTGACGCCCTGCTGGCCTCTATGGCTGACTAG